The following coding sequences are from one Methanosarcina sp. WWM596 window:
- the ilvD gene encoding dihydroxy-acid dehydratase, translating to MRSNIIKEGPERAANRSLLKATGVTDSEMKKPFIAVVNSWNDIIPGHIHLNKLAEAVKAGIRNAGGVPFEFHTIGVCDGIAMGHEGMKYSLPSREVIEDTIELMVRAHQFDGMVLIPTCDKIVPAHLMAAGRLDIPAIVVTGGPMLPGYVDDKYTDLISVFEGVGAHRAGKISETELKRLENLSCAGAGSCAGMFTANTMACMTEALGLSLPGCATAHAVDAKKTRIAKESGERIVELVKENITPRQIVTRRSFENAIMVDMAVGGSTNTTLHLPALAHEFGLELPLEVFDELSRTTPHLISLRPGGPNFMLHFDRAGGVEAVMQRLVSKLHLDQLTVNGKTIGENLNEFEIVNPKLNKEIIATLEKPIHAEGGIAVLKGSLAPDGSVVKQVAVDPKMRVHTGPAKVYDCEEDAMQSILAGDVKPGDVVIIRYEGPKGGPGMREMLASTAAIAGMGLLESVALITDGRFSGGTRGPCIGHVSPEASEGGPIGLVKAGDIIEINIPERVLNLKVSAEELQKRKAAFVPLKKDVTGYLARYQRSVHSANTGGIVD from the coding sequence ATGAGAAGCAACATCATCAAAGAGGGGCCTGAACGTGCCGCCAACCGTTCCCTCCTGAAAGCAACCGGGGTTACGGATTCGGAAATGAAGAAGCCGTTCATAGCAGTTGTCAATTCCTGGAATGACATAATCCCTGGCCATATTCACCTGAATAAACTTGCTGAGGCTGTGAAAGCCGGAATCAGGAACGCTGGGGGAGTTCCTTTTGAGTTCCATACCATAGGGGTTTGTGATGGGATTGCAATGGGGCATGAGGGCATGAAATATTCCCTCCCAAGCAGGGAGGTTATAGAGGACACGATCGAACTGATGGTCAGAGCCCACCAGTTTGATGGTATGGTCCTTATCCCTACATGTGATAAGATTGTACCTGCACACCTTATGGCAGCAGGCAGGCTTGATATCCCTGCCATTGTTGTGACAGGAGGGCCAATGCTTCCAGGCTATGTGGACGATAAATACACTGACCTTATCTCAGTCTTTGAAGGGGTCGGAGCCCACAGGGCAGGCAAAATTTCTGAAACCGAGCTTAAAAGGCTTGAAAATCTTTCCTGTGCAGGAGCAGGGTCATGTGCCGGAATGTTTACTGCAAACACAATGGCATGCATGACTGAAGCCCTCGGGCTGAGCCTTCCTGGCTGTGCAACCGCCCACGCTGTGGATGCAAAAAAGACGCGCATTGCCAAGGAATCCGGAGAGCGCATTGTGGAGCTTGTTAAAGAAAACATCACTCCAAGGCAGATTGTCACTCGCAGGTCCTTTGAGAACGCCATAATGGTCGATATGGCAGTCGGTGGAAGCACAAATACTACCCTGCACCTTCCTGCCCTTGCCCATGAATTCGGGCTTGAGCTGCCCCTTGAAGTCTTCGATGAATTGAGCAGGACAACACCCCATCTGATTTCCCTCAGACCTGGTGGCCCGAATTTTATGCTGCACTTTGATAGGGCAGGCGGAGTTGAGGCAGTTATGCAGAGGCTTGTTTCAAAACTCCACCTTGACCAGCTTACAGTTAATGGCAAAACTATCGGGGAAAACCTGAATGAGTTTGAAATAGTTAACCCGAAACTGAATAAGGAGATCATTGCAACCCTTGAAAAGCCAATCCATGCTGAAGGAGGAATTGCAGTTCTCAAAGGAAGCCTTGCCCCTGATGGCTCAGTTGTAAAGCAGGTTGCGGTTGACCCGAAAATGCGTGTCCATACAGGCCCTGCAAAGGTTTATGACTGTGAAGAAGACGCTATGCAGAGCATTCTTGCAGGAGATGTGAAGCCTGGGGACGTTGTCATTATCCGCTATGAAGGTCCCAAAGGCGGTCCGGGAATGCGTGAAATGCTTGCATCCACAGCTGCAATTGCAGGCATGGGTTTGCTCGAGTCCGTGGCTCTGATAACTGATGGGCGCTTTTCCGGAGGGACCCGCGGACCATGTATAGGACACGTCTCTCCTGAGGCCAGTGAAGGGGGGCCAATAGGCCTCGTAAAGGCTGGGGATATTATAGAAATCAACATTCCTGAAAGGGTCCTGAACCTGAAGGTTTCCGCAGAAGAGCTCCAGAAGCGGAAAGCTGCTTTTGTGCCCCTGAAAAAAGATGTCACAGGTTACCTTGCCAGGTACCAGCGTTCCGTCCATTCCGCAAACACTGGCGGGATAGTGGACTGA